The proteins below come from a single Rosa rugosa chromosome 2, drRosRugo1.1, whole genome shotgun sequence genomic window:
- the LOC133730767 gene encoding uncharacterized protein LOC133730767 isoform X1, producing the protein MSPALLESRAPAHHPNLNTGQISHPPFSLFNFSEYKFKMNPSNASDVSSGFGNSRHDFSFNSSSPSRQGSGHARPRLLKVRKSLINPQLLRPSAETGAPPPGFNPFGTSVSGEFRSDSDSNLNLNPGIGVADQMSNLKIGDAKDAAGFHFDTGTRLRSSSSSSSAGRLDGGGFVFGSEFSKSSGFDDGIASKLPEDMRKLNIEGPGNGGAVEKGEDRRFDGGANSKTGFGFGLGSNDNVGGSLGRHVGSELPHELEKKLNINENVQMGGRTDTHNADGVNKFVFNTSKKDDYSSAGSSVNALPDKMKNLNIGLSFDGRKESLLLRKMETLDIGTKAGLSTQSDTGTSSCQTSVKNMETEREDEFNFTSKQDHLSTSSVEFKTPNTKANLFSGINKKLEFNAKREPARARPARDTRMKKASGKLRRPTSSQLGLEHDVVSKGGSPVNVEAFESYSPMDISPYQETLADNQYSKENSASSESFSLVNDYPETDSVPKVSNNSIDEDLAMATECLDINEVDAVSRPPQEEAFEHHLGGSVNADEPVEGSVSGAETESFKSATDEVDYISDTANSAETEVSSSPNMERHDTDGRIHFGFHASSSNRSGLNFTFAASTAAQCPLSPSKRLHKKKNMVKASQDANSFVPNAKVPYGSSSAEFLPYSGAPVRSTPGHYQEINPPISVISQCNEDNSGVQKEKEIKQEAVSLSAETAAAQEACEKWRLRGNQAYSNGDLSKAEDCYTQGVNGVSENETSTSCLRALMLCYSNRAATRMSLGRIRDALGDCMMAAAIDPNFLKVQVRAANCYLALGEVQDASQHFSRCLQLAGDVCVDQKIAVEASDGLQKAQKVSECLNLCAELMQRKTSTNAESALELIAEALAISPSSEKLFEMKAEALFTMRRYDEVIELCEKTLGYAEENCPLVDTAISLDGSELSKYLHFRLWRCRLTFKSYFHLGKLEEGLASLEKEEEKVSTTYRTSRNWRKTLESSIPLVRIVRELLSYKVAGNEAFQAGRHTEAVERYTTALSCNAESRPFTAVCFCNRAAAYKALGQITDAIADCSLAIALDGSYLKAISRRATLYEMIRDYGQAAKDLHRLVPLLTKQLEENINQCGTSDISNSCKSDLKQARLRLSEIEEEARKDIPLDMYIILGIKPSISASEIKKAYRKAALRHHPDKAVQFFARSETGDDGLWKEIAEEVHKDADRLFKMIGEAYAVLSDSTKRARYDAEEETRNAQKKRTGSSAARMAAEAQNYPFERSGSSRQWR; encoded by the exons ATGTCGCCGGCGTTGCTAGAGTCCCGAGCTCCGGCGCACCACCCTAATCTGAACACCGGTCAGATTTCTCACCCTCCTTTCTCCTTGTTCAACTTTTCTGAATATAAATTTAAGATGAACCCATCGAATGCTAGTGATGTGTCCTCTGGATTTGGGAACTCTCGTCACGATTTTAGCTTCAATTCGTCGTCGCCTTCGCGCCAAGGCTCGGGTCATGCGAGGCCGAGGCTTTTGAAGGTCAGAAAAAGCCTCATCAATCCGCAGTTGTTGAGACCCTCAGCCGAAACCGGGGCTCCTCCTCCGGGATTTAATCCCTTTGGGACTTCGGTTTCTGGGGAATTCAGGAGTGATTCGGAttcgaatttgaatttgaatccgGGGATAGGAGTGGCTGACCAAATGagcaatttgaaaattggggaTGCCAAAGATGCTGCTGGTTTTCATTTTGATACAGGAACTAGGTTGAGGTCGAGTTCGAGTTCGAGTTCAGCTGGGAGGTTGGATGGAGGTGGTTTTGTATTTGGAAGTGAGTTTAGCAAGAGTTCCGGTTTTGATGACGGCATTGCGTCGAAGCTTCCTGAGGATATGAGGAAGTTGAATATTGAGGGCCCTGGGAATGGTGGAGCTGTTGAGAAAGGTGAGGATCGGAGGTTTGATGGAGGTGCAAATAGTAAGACCGGGTTCGGGTTCGGGCTGGGGAGTAATGACAATGTGGGTGGTTCATTGGGTAGACACGTGGGATCGGAACTCCCCCACGAGTTGGAGAAGAAGTTGAACATTAACGAGAATGTGCAGATGGGCGGCAGGACTGACACGCATAATGCCGATGGTGTGAATAAGTTTGTGTTTAATACTAGTAAGAAGGATGACTATTCCTCTGCTGGAAGCTCAGTGAATGCACTTCCAGATAAGATGAAGAATCTGAACATCGGTCTTAGTTTTGATGGAAGAAAAGAGAGTCTTCTGTTGAGAAAGATGGAGACTTTGGATATAGGAACTAAGGCTGGACTCTCTACTCAATCAGATACAGGGACATCTTCCTGCCAAACATCTGTGAAGAACATGGAAACTGAGAGGGAGGATGAATTTAATTTTACAAGCAAACAAGATCATTTGAGCACATCTTCCGTAGAGTTTAAAACACCAAACACTAAAGCCAACTTGTTTTCGGGCATAAACAAGAAATTGGAATTCAATGCAAAGCGGGAACCAGCAAGGGCTAGGCCCGCTAGggatacaagaatgaaaaaagcAAGTGGAAAATTAAGACGTCCTACTTCATCCCAGCTGGGGCTTGAGCATGATGTTGTTTCAAAAGGTGGTTCTCCAGTAAACGTTGAGGCTTTTGAATCCTATTCACCAATGGACATTTCTCCTTATCAAGAAACATTGGCTGATAACCAATATTCGAAAGAAAATTCTGCATCTTCTGAGTCATTTAGTCTCGTCAACGATTATCCAGAAACCGATTCAGTTCCGAAAGTTTCAAATAATTCTATTGATGAAGATCTTGCTATGGCAACAGAATGTCTGGATATAAATGAAGTTGATGCAGTGAGCAGACCTCCACAAGAAGAAGCTTTTGAGCACCATTTAGGTGGAAGTGTTAATGCTGATGAACCTGTTGAAGGATCTGTTTCTGGGgctgaaaccgaaagctttaaGTCTGCAACTGACGAGGTAGACTATATCAGTGACACCGCTAATTCAGCGGAGACTGAAGTTAGTTCAAGCCCAAATATGGAGAGACATGATACTGATGGCAGGATACACTTTGGCTTTCATGCAAGTTCATCGAATAGAAGTGGATTAAACTTCACGTTTGCTGCCTCTACTGCTGCTCAATGTCCATTATCACCATCAAAACGCttgcacaaaaagaaaaatatggtAAAGGCTAGTCAAGATGCCAATAGTTTTGTTCCAAATGCTAAGGTTCCATATGGATCATCCTCTGCAGAGTTTTTGCCATATTCTGGAGCTCCAGTACGTTCGACTCCAGGACACTATCAGGAAATAAACCCTCCAATTTCAGTTATTTCACAATGCAATGAAGATAATTCTGGGGTGCAGAAGGAAAAGGAGATCAAACAAGAGGCTGTCTCTTTGTCTGCTGAAACAGCTGCAGCTCAGGAAGCATGTGAGAAGTGGCGACTAAG GGGTAACCAAGCATATTCTAATGGGGATCTATCTAAAGCCGAGGACTGCTATACCCAAGGGGTAAATGGTGTTTCTGAAAATGAGACATCTACAAGTTGTCTCAGGGCACTGATGCTGTGCTATAGCAACCGTGCAGCAACACGCATGTCTCTTGGAAGAATTCGAGATGCACTTGGAGATTGTATGATGGCTGCTGCAATAGATCCTAACTTCCTCAAAGTGCAAGTTAGAGCTGCCAA CTGTTATCTTGCCCTTGGGGAGGTTCAAGATGCTTCACAACATTTTAGTAGGTGCCTCCAATTGGCAGGTGATGTCTGTGTTGACCAAAAGATTGCAGTAGAAGCCTCTGATGGGTTACAAAAGGCGCAG AAAGTGTCTGAATGTCTGAATCTCTGTGCTGAGCTTATGCAAAGGAAGACATCTACCAATGCAGAGAGTGCTTTGGAACTTATTGCTGAGGCTTTGGCAATTAGCCCTAGCTCAGAAAAGTTATTTGAAATGAAAGCAGAGGCTCTTTTCACG ATGCGGAGGTATGATGAGGTGATTGAGCTTTGTGAGAAGACCCTTGGTTATGCTGAAGAGAACTGCCCTTTAGTAGATACCGCCATTTCTTTAGATGGATCTGAACTCTCAAAGTACTTGCACTTCAGACTTTGGCGGTGTCGTTTGACTTTTAAATCCTATTTCCATCTAGGAAAACTTGAGGAGGGCCTTGCTTCACTagagaaagaagaggagaaGGTTTCTACCACGTATAG AACATCCAGGAATTGGAGAAAAACTCTGGAATCATCTATTCCCCTTGTTCGCATTGTTCGTGAGCTGTTATCTTATAAG GTTGCAGGGAATGAAGCATTTCAGGCTGGGAGGCATACTGAAGCTGTTGAACGTTATACTACTGCTTTGTCATGTAATGCGGAATCTCGTCCTTTCACAGCTGTTTGTTTTTGCAATCGTGCTGCTGCATACAAAGCGCTGGGTCAGATTACTGATGCTATTGCAGATTGCAGCCTAGCTATAGCTCTTGATGGAAGTTATCTAAAG GCTATTTCTAGGCGAGCTACATTATATGAGATGATCAGAGATTATGGACAAGCAGCTAAAGATCTTCATAGACTTGTACCTCTTCTCACTAAGCAGTTAGAGGAAAATATCAATCAATGTGGAACCTCTGATATATCCAATAGCTGCAAAAGTGATTTGAAACAAGCTCGTCTTCGTCTTTcagaaatagaagaagaagccaGAAAGGACATCCCCTTGGATATGTACATTATTCT TGGAATCAAACCATCTATTTCAGCATCAGAAATTAAGAAGGCCTATCGGAAAGCTGCACTCAGACATCATCCTGACAAG GCTGTACAATTCTTTGCTAGGAGTGAAACTGGTGATGATGGGCTTTGGAAGGAGATAGCAGaagaagtgcacaaggatgctgacAGGCTTTTCAAAATGATTGGGGAGGCATATGCAGTACTTTCAGACTCTACCAAG CGTGCACGGTATGATGCTGAAGAGGAGACTAGGAATGCGCAGAAGAAACGCACTGGA
- the LOC133730767 gene encoding inactive TPR repeat-containing thioredoxin TTL3 isoform X2 — protein sequence MSPALLESRAPAHHPNLNTGQISHPPFSLFNFSEYKFKMNPSNASDVSSGFGNSRHDFSFNSSSPSRQGSGHARPRLLKVRKSLINPQLLRPSAETGAPPPGFNPFGTSVSGEFRSDSDSNLNLNPGIGVADQMSNLKIGDAKDAAGFHFDTGTRLRSSSSSSSAGRLDGGGFVFGSEFSKSSGFDDGIASKLPEDMRKLNIEGPGNGGAVEKGEDRRFDGGANSKTGFGFGLGSNDNVGGSLGRHVGSELPHELEKKLNINENVQMGGRTDTHNADGVNKFVFNTSKKDDYSSAGSSVNALPDKMKNLNIGLSFDGRKESLLLRKMETLDIGTKAGLSTQSDTGTSSCQTSVKNMETEREDEFNFTSKQDHLSTSSVEFKTPNTKANLFSGINKKLEFNAKREPARARPARDTRMKKASGKLRRPTSSQLGLEHDVVSKGGSPVNVEAFESYSPMDISPYQETLADNQYSKENSASSESFSLVNDYPETDSVPKVSNNSIDEDLAMATECLDINEVDAVSRPPQEEAFEHHLGGSVNADEPVEGSVSGAETESFKSATDEVDYISDTANSAETEVSSSPNMERHDTDGRIHFGFHASSSNRSGLNFTFAASTAAQCPLSPSKRLHKKKNMVKASQDANSFVPNAKVPYGSSSAEFLPYSGAPVRSTPGHYQEINPPISVISQCNEDNSGVQKEKEIKQEAVSLSAETAAAQEACEKWRLRGNQAYSNGDLSKAEDCYTQGVNGVSENETSTSCLRALMLCYSNRAATRMSLGRIRDALGDCMMAAAIDPNFLKVQVRAANCYLALGEVQDASQHFSRCLQLAGDVCVDQKIAVEASDGLQKAQKVSECLNLCAELMQRKTSTNAESALELIAEALAISPSSEKLFEMKAEALFTMRRYDEVIELCEKTLGYAEENCPLVDTAISLDGSELSKYLHFRLWRCRLTFKSYFHLGKLEEGLASLEKEEEKVSTTYRNWRKTLESSIPLVRIVRELLSYKVAGNEAFQAGRHTEAVERYTTALSCNAESRPFTAVCFCNRAAAYKALGQITDAIADCSLAIALDGSYLKAISRRATLYEMIRDYGQAAKDLHRLVPLLTKQLEENINQCGTSDISNSCKSDLKQARLRLSEIEEEARKDIPLDMYIILGIKPSISASEIKKAYRKAALRHHPDKAVQFFARSETGDDGLWKEIAEEVHKDADRLFKMIGEAYAVLSDSTKRARYDAEEETRNAQKKRTGSSAARMAAEAQNYPFERSGSSRQWR from the exons ATGTCGCCGGCGTTGCTAGAGTCCCGAGCTCCGGCGCACCACCCTAATCTGAACACCGGTCAGATTTCTCACCCTCCTTTCTCCTTGTTCAACTTTTCTGAATATAAATTTAAGATGAACCCATCGAATGCTAGTGATGTGTCCTCTGGATTTGGGAACTCTCGTCACGATTTTAGCTTCAATTCGTCGTCGCCTTCGCGCCAAGGCTCGGGTCATGCGAGGCCGAGGCTTTTGAAGGTCAGAAAAAGCCTCATCAATCCGCAGTTGTTGAGACCCTCAGCCGAAACCGGGGCTCCTCCTCCGGGATTTAATCCCTTTGGGACTTCGGTTTCTGGGGAATTCAGGAGTGATTCGGAttcgaatttgaatttgaatccgGGGATAGGAGTGGCTGACCAAATGagcaatttgaaaattggggaTGCCAAAGATGCTGCTGGTTTTCATTTTGATACAGGAACTAGGTTGAGGTCGAGTTCGAGTTCGAGTTCAGCTGGGAGGTTGGATGGAGGTGGTTTTGTATTTGGAAGTGAGTTTAGCAAGAGTTCCGGTTTTGATGACGGCATTGCGTCGAAGCTTCCTGAGGATATGAGGAAGTTGAATATTGAGGGCCCTGGGAATGGTGGAGCTGTTGAGAAAGGTGAGGATCGGAGGTTTGATGGAGGTGCAAATAGTAAGACCGGGTTCGGGTTCGGGCTGGGGAGTAATGACAATGTGGGTGGTTCATTGGGTAGACACGTGGGATCGGAACTCCCCCACGAGTTGGAGAAGAAGTTGAACATTAACGAGAATGTGCAGATGGGCGGCAGGACTGACACGCATAATGCCGATGGTGTGAATAAGTTTGTGTTTAATACTAGTAAGAAGGATGACTATTCCTCTGCTGGAAGCTCAGTGAATGCACTTCCAGATAAGATGAAGAATCTGAACATCGGTCTTAGTTTTGATGGAAGAAAAGAGAGTCTTCTGTTGAGAAAGATGGAGACTTTGGATATAGGAACTAAGGCTGGACTCTCTACTCAATCAGATACAGGGACATCTTCCTGCCAAACATCTGTGAAGAACATGGAAACTGAGAGGGAGGATGAATTTAATTTTACAAGCAAACAAGATCATTTGAGCACATCTTCCGTAGAGTTTAAAACACCAAACACTAAAGCCAACTTGTTTTCGGGCATAAACAAGAAATTGGAATTCAATGCAAAGCGGGAACCAGCAAGGGCTAGGCCCGCTAGggatacaagaatgaaaaaagcAAGTGGAAAATTAAGACGTCCTACTTCATCCCAGCTGGGGCTTGAGCATGATGTTGTTTCAAAAGGTGGTTCTCCAGTAAACGTTGAGGCTTTTGAATCCTATTCACCAATGGACATTTCTCCTTATCAAGAAACATTGGCTGATAACCAATATTCGAAAGAAAATTCTGCATCTTCTGAGTCATTTAGTCTCGTCAACGATTATCCAGAAACCGATTCAGTTCCGAAAGTTTCAAATAATTCTATTGATGAAGATCTTGCTATGGCAACAGAATGTCTGGATATAAATGAAGTTGATGCAGTGAGCAGACCTCCACAAGAAGAAGCTTTTGAGCACCATTTAGGTGGAAGTGTTAATGCTGATGAACCTGTTGAAGGATCTGTTTCTGGGgctgaaaccgaaagctttaaGTCTGCAACTGACGAGGTAGACTATATCAGTGACACCGCTAATTCAGCGGAGACTGAAGTTAGTTCAAGCCCAAATATGGAGAGACATGATACTGATGGCAGGATACACTTTGGCTTTCATGCAAGTTCATCGAATAGAAGTGGATTAAACTTCACGTTTGCTGCCTCTACTGCTGCTCAATGTCCATTATCACCATCAAAACGCttgcacaaaaagaaaaatatggtAAAGGCTAGTCAAGATGCCAATAGTTTTGTTCCAAATGCTAAGGTTCCATATGGATCATCCTCTGCAGAGTTTTTGCCATATTCTGGAGCTCCAGTACGTTCGACTCCAGGACACTATCAGGAAATAAACCCTCCAATTTCAGTTATTTCACAATGCAATGAAGATAATTCTGGGGTGCAGAAGGAAAAGGAGATCAAACAAGAGGCTGTCTCTTTGTCTGCTGAAACAGCTGCAGCTCAGGAAGCATGTGAGAAGTGGCGACTAAG GGGTAACCAAGCATATTCTAATGGGGATCTATCTAAAGCCGAGGACTGCTATACCCAAGGGGTAAATGGTGTTTCTGAAAATGAGACATCTACAAGTTGTCTCAGGGCACTGATGCTGTGCTATAGCAACCGTGCAGCAACACGCATGTCTCTTGGAAGAATTCGAGATGCACTTGGAGATTGTATGATGGCTGCTGCAATAGATCCTAACTTCCTCAAAGTGCAAGTTAGAGCTGCCAA CTGTTATCTTGCCCTTGGGGAGGTTCAAGATGCTTCACAACATTTTAGTAGGTGCCTCCAATTGGCAGGTGATGTCTGTGTTGACCAAAAGATTGCAGTAGAAGCCTCTGATGGGTTACAAAAGGCGCAG AAAGTGTCTGAATGTCTGAATCTCTGTGCTGAGCTTATGCAAAGGAAGACATCTACCAATGCAGAGAGTGCTTTGGAACTTATTGCTGAGGCTTTGGCAATTAGCCCTAGCTCAGAAAAGTTATTTGAAATGAAAGCAGAGGCTCTTTTCACG ATGCGGAGGTATGATGAGGTGATTGAGCTTTGTGAGAAGACCCTTGGTTATGCTGAAGAGAACTGCCCTTTAGTAGATACCGCCATTTCTTTAGATGGATCTGAACTCTCAAAGTACTTGCACTTCAGACTTTGGCGGTGTCGTTTGACTTTTAAATCCTATTTCCATCTAGGAAAACTTGAGGAGGGCCTTGCTTCACTagagaaagaagaggagaaGGTTTCTACCACGTATAG GAATTGGAGAAAAACTCTGGAATCATCTATTCCCCTTGTTCGCATTGTTCGTGAGCTGTTATCTTATAAG GTTGCAGGGAATGAAGCATTTCAGGCTGGGAGGCATACTGAAGCTGTTGAACGTTATACTACTGCTTTGTCATGTAATGCGGAATCTCGTCCTTTCACAGCTGTTTGTTTTTGCAATCGTGCTGCTGCATACAAAGCGCTGGGTCAGATTACTGATGCTATTGCAGATTGCAGCCTAGCTATAGCTCTTGATGGAAGTTATCTAAAG GCTATTTCTAGGCGAGCTACATTATATGAGATGATCAGAGATTATGGACAAGCAGCTAAAGATCTTCATAGACTTGTACCTCTTCTCACTAAGCAGTTAGAGGAAAATATCAATCAATGTGGAACCTCTGATATATCCAATAGCTGCAAAAGTGATTTGAAACAAGCTCGTCTTCGTCTTTcagaaatagaagaagaagccaGAAAGGACATCCCCTTGGATATGTACATTATTCT TGGAATCAAACCATCTATTTCAGCATCAGAAATTAAGAAGGCCTATCGGAAAGCTGCACTCAGACATCATCCTGACAAG GCTGTACAATTCTTTGCTAGGAGTGAAACTGGTGATGATGGGCTTTGGAAGGAGATAGCAGaagaagtgcacaaggatgctgacAGGCTTTTCAAAATGATTGGGGAGGCATATGCAGTACTTTCAGACTCTACCAAG CGTGCACGGTATGATGCTGAAGAGGAGACTAGGAATGCGCAGAAGAAACGCACTGGA
- the LOC133728051 gene encoding uncharacterized protein LOC133728051 gives MPRPNDGASSAQNINPGDGIGPLVMNAVEQVIEYLDLFGFDAIYQCKVIVKLKYADLVSILPTNVSVVVWPIQIWRFNVNISTLNTLEGPTCLLYAEDALRTMSLPEAYTEIVLNLPYKLFGKCTKSPLNITLVNAAEGKFYKMLTYDMHTIALKVVI, from the exons ATGCCCAGACCCAACGACGGAGCTTCGAGTGCCCAAAACATAAACCCCGGCGACGGAATTGGACCGCTCGTAATGAACGCCGTCGAGCAGGTGATCGAG TACCTCGATCTGTTTGGTTTTGATGCAATTTATCAATG CAAGGTAATTGTTAAGCTTAAGTATGCAGATCTTGTTTCCATACTTCCAACCAATGTCAGTGTAGTAGTATGGCCCATTCAAATCTGGAGATTCAATGTAAATATATCAACCTTGAATACACTGGAAGGTCCAACTTGTCTACTCTATGCAGAGGATGCCTTACGAACTATGAGCTTACCTGAAG CATATACagagattgtcttgaatttGCCATATAAGCTCTTCGGAAAATGCACAAAGAGTCCGCTTAATATCACACTTGTGAACGCAGCtgaaggaaaattctacaaaatgttaacgtatgacatgcatacaattgccttaaaagtggtaatttga